The Thermacetogenium phaeum DSM 12270 genome segment GGAAAGGGTGCGGTGTCCTTTTTAAGAAAGGTAAAATGATCGGAAAGGTTCCTGAGGACAAGCTGGTAGGGGTGTTGCTTGAGGAAATCAAAAAAATACTGGAGGAAAGGAAGCAGAAGAAATGCGGGTTACACGAATGCTGATTCCCACGCTGCGGGAGGTGCCTGCCGAGGCCGACGCGATCAGCCACCAGCTGTTGCTGCGTGCCGGGATGGTCAGAAGGGTGGCTGCTGGCGTCTACTCACTCCTGCCGCTGGGGAACCGGGTTGTCAAGAAGATCGAGAAGATTGTGAGAGAAGAGATGGAGCGAGCCGGTGGGACCGAATTGCTGTTGCCCATCATTCAACCGGCGGAAGTCTGGCATGAGTCGGGCCGCTGGAATGTCTACGGCCCGGAACTGTTCCGGCTGCAAGATCGCCACGGCAGGGATTTTTGCCTTGGCCCCACCCACGAGGAACTAATTACTACCCTCTTTCGGCAAGAGATCAAATCATACCGCCAGCTGCCCCTTCTTCTCTATCAGATCCAGAATAAATACCGTGATGAAAGGCGGCCGCGCTTCGGCCTGTTGCGAGGCCGTGAGTTCATTATGAAGGATCTCTATTCTTTCGACAGGGACGAAGAAGGCCTAGATATCAGCTACCGCAAAATGTATGAGGCTTACACCCGGGTTTTCAGCAGGTGCGGCCTGGTTTTCCGGGTTGTCGAAGCGGACACCGGGGCTATCGGAGGGACCAATTCTCACGAGTTCATGGTGCTGGCAGATACCGGCGAGGAGGAACTGGTATTCTGCTCTCTCTGCGATTACGCTGCCAATACGGAAAAGGCGCCCTGCCGGCCGCAGGGTGAGCAGGAGGAAGAAGCGAGGCCGTTGCAGCTGGTTGCCACACCTGCGGCGCGCACCGTTGATGATCTGGCCAGTTATCTTGGGGTGGATGCCCGAAAGATCTTGAAGTCCCTCTTTTTCGACGCCGATGGGGAGCCGGTCGTTGTCTTGGTGCGCGGTGACCGCTCCGTCAATGAAACTAAGGTTAAGAATTTTCTCTTGGCCAACAGCCTGGAAATTGCCGATGAAGTAGAAATTCTCAACCGCTACGGTGTGCCGATGGGATTCGCCGGCCCGGTTGGGCTACGAGAGAAGATGCCGGTGAAAATACTCGGGGATGAAGAAGTTAGGGCTCTTTCCAATGCGGTAGCAGGAGCGAACAGGGTGGATTACCATTATCTTAATGTCAATCCCGGCCGCGATTTCGATGTTGATGTTTACGGTGATTTCCGCACGGCGCAAGAGGGGGATCCCTGCCCTCTTTGTGGAGCACCGCTGCAGGTATGCAGGGGGATTGAAGTAGGCCATATTTTTAAGCTGGGAACAAAGTACAGTGAAGCCTTAAAGGCAACCATTATCGATGAGAAGGGAAATGAGGTTCCCGTTGTCATGGGATGTTATGGTATCGGAATAACCAGAACCATGGCTGCAGCCGTGGAGCAAAAACATGACCAGGACGGGATCATCTGGCCTGTTGCTATTGCTCCTTATGAGGTAGTGTTGATGGCGGTCAACCAGGGGGATGCCTTACACGCCCGCTATGCTGAAGAACTGTACCGGGAGTTCCTTCAGGCCGGAATTGATGTTATTTACGACGACCGCCTGGAGAGGCCCGGAGTCAAGTTCAAAGATGCCGATTTGATCGGGTACCCGGCGCGGGTTGTCATCGGTAAGAAGATGGTATCCGAAGGTTTGCTGGAGATCAAATGGCGGGAGACCGGAGAGACGGTATTGAAAAAGAGGAGCGAGGCGGTCGAGTACCTCCGTCAGAAGCTCTCTGCCATGCGGAGCCGGGAAGGAGAATAGTATTGCATAAGCAGCACATATTTTGCTATAATGACATCGAAGAGCCATTAAGCGATCAGGAGGTTGTAGAGAGTGGGTTGAACCCACTCTTTAATATTATTCTATTTATACAGGGGAGATTTTTGTGAAGATGGCTTCGGTGAGTGACAGGGTGACGGATGTGATCATGCCTTTGCTGGCCAGAGAGTCCCTGGAGCTGGTGGATGTGGAGTATAAGAAAGAGGGAGCCGCTTGGTACCTGCGGGTTTTTATTGATAAACCGGGTGGGGTACAGCTTGGAGACTGTGAAAAGGCGAGCCTCCTCATCGGTTCCGAGCTGGACAAACACGACATTATACCCCACCGGTATTACCTGGAGGTGTCCTCACCGGGCGTCGAGAGGCCGCTTAAAAAACCGGAGGATTTCCTTCGTTTTCGCGGCTCTGAAATCGTTGTCCGCACCACCGCCAAATTCGAGGGTAACAAGAACTTTCAAGGCAAGATAGTCGATTATGATGAAGACGACCGGGTGGTTATAGAGACGGCAGACGGCCTGTTAAAGATCCCCCACAGCCTGATATCCAAAGCTAGATTAAAGGTGTTTTAAATTGCAAGCGAGGAGGTGAAGATGTTTGAATCTAGAATTTATCAACGCTCTCAAAGACATCGAAAAAGAAAAGGGAATCAGCAGCGAGGTTCTTTTACAGGCAATAGAGCATGCTTTGCTGACCGCATACAGGAAAAACTTCGGTTCAACTCAGAATGCCCGCATCGAGATACTCAGGGAGACGGGAGAAATTAAGGTTTTTTCCCGAAAAACCGTCGTTTCTGAGGTTACCGATCCGAGGCTGGAAATCTCCGTGGAACAGGCCAGAGAAATCGATCCCGACGCCAAAGAAGGGGATGTCGTAGATGAAGAAGTGACTCCGCAAGAATTTGGGCGCATCGCAGCGCAGGCGGCCAAGCAGGTTGTGGTTCAACAGATCCGTGAAGCAGAGCGGGGTTTGATCTACGAGGAGTTCTTAAGCCGGGAGGGAGATATAGTTACCGGCGTGGTGCGTCGTCAGGAGACCAAAAATGTCTATATCGACCTAGGGCGGGCGGAGGCTTTGCTAGCGCCGGCGGAACAGATTCCGACGGAAAGGTATAACAGAGGGGACAGGATCAAGACTTATGTAACTGAGGTCAAAAAGACCACCAAAGGGCCACAAATATTGGTATCCCGCACTCATCCCGGCCTGTTAAAGAGACTCTTTGAACTTGAGGTTCCGGAGATTTTCGAGGGAATAGTAGAGTTAAAGGCGGTTGCCAGAGAGCCAGGATTGAGGTCCAAGATAGCGGTTTATTCCAAAGATGAAAATGTGGATTCTATCGGCGCTTGTGTGGGACCAAAGGGTATCCGTGTGCAGGCGATCGTCAATGAGTTGAGGGGCGAAAAAATCGACATTATTAAATGGGATAGCGATATCAAGGTGTTTATCGCCAACGCCCTTAGTCCTGCCAAGGTGGTCTCCGTAGAGATTGAGGAAGGGGAGAAGATCGCTCGAGTGGTTGTCCCCGACAATCAGCTTTCCCTGGCAATAGGTAAAGAGGGACAGAATGCCCGTTTGGCGGCTCGTCTTACTGGCTGGAAGATCGATATCAGGAGTGAATCTCAACAGATTGCCTCCTCTGAGGAGGGCAAGGAGGAGGATCCCTCATGCCTAGAGTAAAGAAGGTGCCCAAGCGGATTTGTGTGGCTTGCAGACAGATAAAGGACAAGAAAGAGCTTATTCGTGTGGTGAGAACGCCCGATCGAGCGGTTGAAGTTGACCCTACGGGAAAAAAGTCTGGCCGCGGCGCCTATATCTGCCGGGACTTGAATTGCCTGGAGACAGCTTTGGCCGGCAGGCATTTGCAACGGGCGCTGAATACGGAGCTGCCTTCAGAGGTGATCGAGGGACTAAAACAGATGCTCATGGGTGAGAGCAATTGACGTCTCTTTATTCTCTGCTGGGATTTGCCAAACGAGCGGGGAAACTCCTGTCGGGTATAACAAATTGCCTCCTTGCCCTCAGGAAAGGAAAGGCACATCTTGTGCTGATAGCTGTAGATGCCGGTGTCAGCAAGAGAAAGGTGATTGGAGCCTGTTCATCTTTAAAGGTGCCGTGGCTGGAGTTCGGTTCTAAGGAAACCTTCTGGAAACATTTGGGAAGCCCTTCCTGCTACTGGGCAATTCTATCCAGGGAGCTGGCCAAGAGTTTTCTCGAGAAGTACCAGCAGAGTTATAAAAATAACGAGCGGGGGTGATTCAATGGCAAGAATTCGTGTTCATGAACTGGCCAAGGAATTAAAAATCAATAGCAAAGAGCTGATCGCCCGTTTGCGCCAAATGGGTTACGCGGTTAAAAATCACATGAGCACGCTGGATGAGAGAGATGTGCTCAAAATAAAGAAATCGCTGACAGCTCCGCATATTGAAACCAAGAATGCCAGACAGCCCCAAAAGAAGAGCGCTGACAAAGCGGAGATAAAAGAGAATGACTTTCGCAAACGGGCACTGGCACGAAAAGAGGAACAGCGCCAGAGAAAGGAGCAGAACCAGCGTAAAATCCTGGCGAAAGTGGCAGCACATCCCCACCACAGCCGTGGAAGAAAAAAGCGGAGGGATGCGAGCCGAAATACGGATGAAATGGGTGCGGAGCGGAAGAAGATAGTCATTGGGGATCAGATAACCGTACAGGAGTTGGCCAACATCCTGCATGTCAGCGGCAGTGAAGTGATCACCAAGCTAATCGCACTCGGAGTTATGGCTTCACTCAACCAGCTGATTGACAGTGACACGGCAACACTGGTAGCTGCGGAATTTGGCGTTGATGTAGAGGTACGCGACGATTCTCAGGAGTTGGAGGCGTTGCTTGAAGATGTCCCGGATAAGCCGGAAGATCTGGAGCCAAGGCCACCGGTAATTACCGTGATGGGGCATGTTGACCATGGTAAAACCTCTCTTTTAGATTATATCCGCCACACCAATGTCACGGCAACGGAAGCCGGAGGCATAACTCAGCACATCGGAGCCTATCAGATCGAGGTTAGGGGCAAAAAGATAACATTTCTGGATACACCAGGCCATGAGGCATTTACGGCCATGCGTGCCCGGGGTGCACAGGTCACCGATATTGCCGTTCTGGTGGTTGCGGCAGACGACGGAGTTATGCCGCAGACTGTAGAGGCTATCAATCATGCCAAAGCAGCAGGTGTTCCCATTGTTGTTGCCGTAAACAAGATCGATAAGCCGGGAGCAAATGCGGAACGCGTCAAACAACAGCTGGCAGAACATGGTATTGTTCCCGAGGAGTGGGGGGGAGACAACATTTGTGTCCCAGTCTCGGCAAAGACTGGTGCCGGTATTGACCAGCTGTTGGAGATGCTGTTGCTCGTTGCCGAGATGGAGGAGCTTAAAGCAAATCCTAACTGTCCGGCACGAGGGACGGTTATAGAAGCGCAACTGGATAAAGGAAGGGGGCCTGTTGCTACCGTATTAATCCAGAAAGGCACCCTGAAGGTTGGGGATATCATTCTGGCAGGTACAGCTTGCGGCAAGGTAAGAGCCATGCAGGATTATAAAGGACGCCGGATTAAAAAGGCATCTCCGGGAACCCCTGTAGAGATACTGGGACTTTCGGAGGTACCGGAGGCTGGCGATCTCTTTTATGTGGTAAAGGATGAAAAATTGGCACGCCAGATTGTGGAAAAACGCCAGGAAAAGAAACGGCTGAGCGAAAGTGCGGGTCCGGACAAGGTCACGCTGGAAGACCTCTTCAAACAAATCCAGGAAGGCAAGGTAAAAGAGCTGAATCTCGTCGTTAAAGCCGATGTGCAGGGATCTGTGGAAGCCCTTATTCAGGCTTTGTCCAAGTTGAGCACCGATGAGGTGAGAATAAATATCATTCATTCCGGTGTAGGGGCGATAACCGAAACCGATGTCATGCTTGCCAGTGCCTCCAACGCTCTGGTAATCGGTTTCAATGTGCGTCCTGATGCCAATGCCAAAAAGACCGCCGAATCTCAGCAAGTGGAAATCAGGCTTTACCGGGTCATTTATGAGGCTATTGATGATGTTAAGGCTGCCCTCGAGGGTCTTTTGGAACCGATTTATAAAGAGGTGCCGGTAGGAAGAGCTGAGGTGCGTGAGATCTTCCATATTCCCAAAGTCGGTGTCGTTGCCGGTTGTTACGTTTCCGAGGGTAAGGTAATCAGGAATGGAAAAGTGCGCGTCGTCCGGGATGGGGTAGTCATCTATGACGGTACGATCGCTTCTCTCAAGCGCTTTAAAGATGACGCCAGAGAAGTGGTTCAGGGGCACGAGTGCGGAATCGGACTTGACCGGTTCCAGGATCTGAAACCGGGAGATATCCTAGAGGGATATCAGATTGAAGAGCTGAAAAGAGAGTTGAAGCCTTTATTAAGAGGTGATTAAGGTGGGATACCGTGCTAACCGGTTGGGGGAGGAGATCAAGAGGATCGTCACAGATCTCTTGAGAACTGAAATTAAGGATCCACGCATTTCTCCCTTTACCACTGTCACCGAAGTCGATGTGTCAAAGGACCTTCGTTATGCCAAGATTTATGTAAGCGTTCTGGGGGAGCGAGAAGAACAGCAGCGAACTCTGGAGGGTTTGCAAAACGCCTCCGGATTCATCCGTTCCGAGCTGGGAAAACAAATACGGCTGCGTTATAACCCGGAGATAACTTTTTGCCTGGACTCTTCGATCCAGCACGGTTTGAAGATCAACCAGATCCTCCATGATCTGGCAAAAGAACAGGAATGAAGGATTGAGATGGGGTCTCTTGATGCTGTAGCTCGTATTATTGAAAAAAGCAATAAAATTCTGATGACCACCCATGTCAACCCCGACGGTGATGCTGTTGGGTCACTGCTTGGGTTAGGGCTGGCTTTGGTTAATTCAGGCAAGGACGTGATGATGGTGACGGCGGCACCGATCCCTGCTGTCTATCAATATCTGCCGGGGAGCGAGCTGCTTCAATTGCCTTCTATGCTCTCCACAAGAGAGTTCGAAGCAGGTGTCGTCCTGGACTGCACGGACCTTTCTCGCATCGGAGGAGACCTCCCTGAGCTGTTGAATGGTGCTGGTAGCGTCGTAAACATTGACCATCATATCAGCAACACCCACTTTGGGGATGTCAATGCCGTCGATCCGAAGGCTGCAGCTACCGGGGAGATCGTTCTCGACCTCCTGTTGTTGATGGGGATTCCGGTGACACCGGATATCGCTACGAACCTCTATACCGCCCTGATTACGGATACCGGGTCTTTTCGACATCAAAACACAACTGCCAGGTGTCATCGAACGGCAGCGGTGTTACTGGAATATGGCGCTGACCATGTGCTTGTTCACAATTGCCTGTATGAACAAAGGACTCTGAGCAGCCTTATGCTCTTGAAGGCTGGACTGGAGACCTTGTCCCTTAGCAAAGACGGGCGTATCGCCTGGATGGCCATATCCTATGAGGATATTCTTTCCAGCGGATGTAATATGGAAGACTGTGAGGGCATCATCGATTATCCCAAATCTCTCCGCGGGGTAGAAGTCGGAATCCTCTTCAAGGAGGTAAAGCCAGGAGAGATCAAGGTCAGCTTTCGCTCGAAGCAATACCTGGACGTTAACCGACTTGCTGCCTCTTTCGGAGGGGGCGGCCACGAACGGGCTGCCGGTTGCACCGTTAAGGGCAACCTTGCAGACGCGGTGGCCATGATCGTGAGAACGACTGAGGAACATCTGCGTCTGGCCATGAACAATGGAGGCGTTTCCTGAAGTGAATGGTTTGATTAACGTTTTAAAACCGCCGGGGATTACTTCCCATGCGGTAGTGCTAAGTTTGCGGCGCCTTTTCCGGGTGCAGAAAATCGGTCATACGGGTACTCTGGACCCGGGAGCGGCGGGTGTTCTCCCAATTTGCGTTGGACAGGGTACAAGGGTTGCCGAATACCTTGTCAACAAACCGAAAAGTTATCGTGCTGAGATGACCTTTGGCATCACGACCGAAACCCATGATGCCGGTGGTAAGGTGCTCAAGAGGCTTCCAGGTGTCAAGCTTGAACGTGCGCGAGTAGAAGAGGTTTTGCAGGATTTTATCGGGGAAATCAAACAGGTGCCCCCGATGACGTCGGCCCTTCACTACCGAGGGAAGAGGCTTTATAAGCTGGCGCGTGAGGGGAAAACGGTAGATCGCAGGGCGAGGAAGGTTCATATTTATGAAATCAAATTGATCCGCTTTGATGGCGAGCTACCCTACCCGCGCTTGTTGTGTGATATCACCTGCTCCAAGGGCACCTATGTGCGCAGCCTGTGTGCAGATATCGGCGAAAAGCTGGGATGCGGTGCCTTTTTATCCTTTCTGGTTCGAACAGCCAGCGGTCCCTTTCAGCTGAGCGTTTCCTACACACTGGAAGAAATAAAAGATAGATATGAAAGGCAGGATTTTTCCTTCTTGCTCCCTATCGATTATGCGCTGGAGGAATTCCCCGCTCTGATCGTGAAAGAGAAGGCTGTGCCTCATGTCTTGAACGGCCAGCCTCTGGCTCCGGCGGGAATCATGGGAGGGGTGGGAAAGAGTGACAGGCCTCTCGTGGTCCGCCTTTACGCACCGGACGGCAGTCTTTTAGCCCTAGGCAACTACCGGTGCTCAAAAAACGGTGAGTGGTACTATAAACCGCAAAAAGTCTTTTGTCTTCTCCATCAAAATATATAATAAAGAGGTTCTCTATATGAAAGTGTTGCAGGAGTTAGATCAAACATTTTCCGATCAGAAATTGATCCTGGCTCTTGGGAACTTTGATGGGGTACATCGCGGCCATAAACTGCTGTTGGAGGAAATGTGCCGGTTTGCCTCCCGGTTGGAAGCGGTTCCGGCAGCCCTTCTTTTTTACCCTCACCCCCAACAGGTGCTCAATCCCGAAAAAGCGCCCGGGTTGATAATTGATAATGAAAAAAAGCTTGAACTGATGGAGGCTTTGGGCATCGAGGCCGTTATCATGCTGCCCTTTGACCGGCAGATGGCCGCACTTTCTCCGCAGCAGTTTATTGAGGAGATACTGCTGGCGAAGTTAAAGGTAACGGGGGTTTTTGTCGGGTTCAATTATCGCTTCGGTTGCGGTGCTACGGGGACACCGGAGCTGCTGCTGGATTATGGGAAGAGATTGAACTTTTATGTGAGGGTAATGCCACCGGTGATCCTCAATGGAACGCCGGTGAGCAGCACTTCTGTTCGCTCAGCTCTTCTTGAAGGTGATATTTCTGAGGCAAAAAGTTTGCTCGGTTACTGGCCGGTTATCAGGGGCAGGGTAGTTCCAGGGGACGGAAGGGGGAAGAAACTCGGATATCCAACGGCGAATATCCAGGTACCCGAACAGATGCTGGTACCCCGAAGCGGAGTATATGCCTGTCAGGCTCTTCTAGAGGGAGATTTTTATCCCGCAGTGTTGAATATCGGAAAACATCCCACTTTCGGGTGCAGCCGCAACCCGCTGATAGAGGTTCATCTGTTGAATTTTAGAGGCAACATCTACGGGGCTAAGATGGAGATAAGGCTGTTTCAAAGGCTACGGAGCGAAAAAAAGTTTGCTAGCAAGCAGGACTTGATCAACCAGATCCGAAAAGATGTGGAGAGTGCTGTCAGAATTCTTGAGAAAATCGAAGCATTTTCGGTATGTTAGGGAACTACTTTTTGAAAA includes the following:
- the rbfA gene encoding 30S ribosome-binding factor RbfA, with the protein product MGYRANRLGEEIKRIVTDLLRTEIKDPRISPFTTVTEVDVSKDLRYAKIYVSVLGEREEQQRTLEGLQNASGFIRSELGKQIRLRYNPEITFCLDSSIQHGLKINQILHDLAKEQE
- a CDS encoding proline--tRNA ligase translates to MRVTRMLIPTLREVPAEADAISHQLLLRAGMVRRVAAGVYSLLPLGNRVVKKIEKIVREEMERAGGTELLLPIIQPAEVWHESGRWNVYGPELFRLQDRHGRDFCLGPTHEELITTLFRQEIKSYRQLPLLLYQIQNKYRDERRPRFGLLRGREFIMKDLYSFDRDEEGLDISYRKMYEAYTRVFSRCGLVFRVVEADTGAIGGTNSHEFMVLADTGEEELVFCSLCDYAANTEKAPCRPQGEQEEEARPLQLVATPAARTVDDLASYLGVDARKILKSLFFDADGEPVVVLVRGDRSVNETKVKNFLLANSLEIADEVEILNRYGVPMGFAGPVGLREKMPVKILGDEEVRALSNAVAGANRVDYHYLNVNPGRDFDVDVYGDFRTAQEGDPCPLCGAPLQVCRGIEVGHIFKLGTKYSEALKATIIDEKGNEVPVVMGCYGIGITRTMAAAVEQKHDQDGIIWPVAIAPYEVVLMAVNQGDALHARYAEELYREFLQAGIDVIYDDRLERPGVKFKDADLIGYPARVVIGKKMVSEGLLEIKWRETGETVLKKRSEAVEYLRQKLSAMRSREGE
- a CDS encoding L7Ae/L30e/S12e/Gadd45 family ribosomal protein, yielding MTSLYSLLGFAKRAGKLLSGITNCLLALRKGKAHLVLIAVDAGVSKRKVIGACSSLKVPWLEFGSKETFWKHLGSPSCYWAILSRELAKSFLEKYQQSYKNNERG
- the rnpM gene encoding RNase P modulator RnpM; the protein is MPRVKKVPKRICVACRQIKDKKELIRVVRTPDRAVEVDPTGKKSGRGAYICRDLNCLETALAGRHLQRALNTELPSEVIEGLKQMLMGESN
- the infB gene encoding translation initiation factor IF-2, which codes for MARIRVHELAKELKINSKELIARLRQMGYAVKNHMSTLDERDVLKIKKSLTAPHIETKNARQPQKKSADKAEIKENDFRKRALARKEEQRQRKEQNQRKILAKVAAHPHHSRGRKKRRDASRNTDEMGAERKKIVIGDQITVQELANILHVSGSEVITKLIALGVMASLNQLIDSDTATLVAAEFGVDVEVRDDSQELEALLEDVPDKPEDLEPRPPVITVMGHVDHGKTSLLDYIRHTNVTATEAGGITQHIGAYQIEVRGKKITFLDTPGHEAFTAMRARGAQVTDIAVLVVAADDGVMPQTVEAINHAKAAGVPIVVAVNKIDKPGANAERVKQQLAEHGIVPEEWGGDNICVPVSAKTGAGIDQLLEMLLLVAEMEELKANPNCPARGTVIEAQLDKGRGPVATVLIQKGTLKVGDIILAGTACGKVRAMQDYKGRRIKKASPGTPVEILGLSEVPEAGDLFYVVKDEKLARQIVEKRQEKKRLSESAGPDKVTLEDLFKQIQEGKVKELNLVVKADVQGSVEALIQALSKLSTDEVRINIIHSGVGAITETDVMLASASNALVIGFNVRPDANAKKTAESQQVEIRLYRVIYEAIDDVKAALEGLLEPIYKEVPVGRAEVREIFHIPKVGVVAGCYVSEGKVIRNGKVRVVRDGVVIYDGTIASLKRFKDDAREVVQGHECGIGLDRFQDLKPGDILEGYQIEELKRELKPLLRGD
- a CDS encoding ribosome maturation factor RimP — translated: MASVSDRVTDVIMPLLARESLELVDVEYKKEGAAWYLRVFIDKPGGVQLGDCEKASLLIGSELDKHDIIPHRYYLEVSSPGVERPLKKPEDFLRFRGSEIVVRTTAKFEGNKNFQGKIVDYDEDDRVVIETADGLLKIPHSLISKARLKVF
- a CDS encoding bifunctional riboflavin kinase/FAD synthetase, with translation MKVLQELDQTFSDQKLILALGNFDGVHRGHKLLLEEMCRFASRLEAVPAALLFYPHPQQVLNPEKAPGLIIDNEKKLELMEALGIEAVIMLPFDRQMAALSPQQFIEEILLAKLKVTGVFVGFNYRFGCGATGTPELLLDYGKRLNFYVRVMPPVILNGTPVSSTSVRSALLEGDISEAKSLLGYWPVIRGRVVPGDGRGKKLGYPTANIQVPEQMLVPRSGVYACQALLEGDFYPAVLNIGKHPTFGCSRNPLIEVHLLNFRGNIYGAKMEIRLFQRLRSEKKFASKQDLINQIRKDVESAVRILEKIEAFSVC
- the truB gene encoding tRNA pseudouridine(55) synthase TruB — its product is MNGLINVLKPPGITSHAVVLSLRRLFRVQKIGHTGTLDPGAAGVLPICVGQGTRVAEYLVNKPKSYRAEMTFGITTETHDAGGKVLKRLPGVKLERARVEEVLQDFIGEIKQVPPMTSALHYRGKRLYKLAREGKTVDRRARKVHIYEIKLIRFDGELPYPRLLCDITCSKGTYVRSLCADIGEKLGCGAFLSFLVRTASGPFQLSVSYTLEEIKDRYERQDFSFLLPIDYALEEFPALIVKEKAVPHVLNGQPLAPAGIMGGVGKSDRPLVVRLYAPDGSLLALGNYRCSKNGEWYYKPQKVFCLLHQNI
- a CDS encoding DHH family phosphoesterase, which encodes MGSLDAVARIIEKSNKILMTTHVNPDGDAVGSLLGLGLALVNSGKDVMMVTAAPIPAVYQYLPGSELLQLPSMLSTREFEAGVVLDCTDLSRIGGDLPELLNGAGSVVNIDHHISNTHFGDVNAVDPKAAATGEIVLDLLLLMGIPVTPDIATNLYTALITDTGSFRHQNTTARCHRTAAVLLEYGADHVLVHNCLYEQRTLSSLMLLKAGLETLSLSKDGRIAWMAISYEDILSSGCNMEDCEGIIDYPKSLRGVEVGILFKEVKPGEIKVSFRSKQYLDVNRLAASFGGGGHERAAGCTVKGNLADAVAMIVRTTEEHLRLAMNNGGVS
- the nusA gene encoding transcription termination factor NusA, with translation MNLEFINALKDIEKEKGISSEVLLQAIEHALLTAYRKNFGSTQNARIEILRETGEIKVFSRKTVVSEVTDPRLEISVEQAREIDPDAKEGDVVDEEVTPQEFGRIAAQAAKQVVVQQIREAERGLIYEEFLSREGDIVTGVVRRQETKNVYIDLGRAEALLAPAEQIPTERYNRGDRIKTYVTEVKKTTKGPQILVSRTHPGLLKRLFELEVPEIFEGIVELKAVAREPGLRSKIAVYSKDENVDSIGACVGPKGIRVQAIVNELRGEKIDIIKWDSDIKVFIANALSPAKVVSVEIEEGEKIARVVVPDNQLSLAIGKEGQNARLAARLTGWKIDIRSESQQIASSEEGKEEDPSCLE